The DNA window ATGGAACTAAGGCGGTTACCTGGGTATGACCTTACCTAGCCATCGCCAAGGGGAGCTGCTTAGGGCTTGCTACTAGCCCCGTCTCCCCCGTCCTGGGTCGGATTCTCCACGGCACGTCCTATTAAATGCCGCTTAGGCCCGTAGGGCGGTCGCGTTGCACACGTCAACACGCGCTCGATGTGAAAAGAGCAGTCTCTGAACCTGCGTTAGTCCAGCTCACGAATTCCTGTTTCACAGGGCTTGCCTGAGGTCCTTTCACTTCAGGTCTTACATGCCCTCCGCAGGCATTAGAGGCCGAAACCTCTCCCGTCAGCCCGGGCGGCATGAGATTCTCAAAAGCAAACTGTGTCATACTTTGTTTATCGGTATGAAATCGAGTTACATCGTTAGGCAACTAATTTGTTTCGTTGTGGCTGACGAGAGAGTCCCCGAACCGACAGGTTCATATCCCCTAAGGAGCGACAGCTCCATAAACAGCGACAGCTCCATGAAGCCGGGAGTTTTACTGCTCTCCCGTACTCACTCAATACTATAACGGCGAGTCTGCTTCTGAGCAAGCTTGACAATCAACTGGGTTACTTAACCAACAAAAAACCCTGCTGGCTTGGTCTCTTGGAAGGGACAGCCAGCAGGGGAGCTTACAGCTACCACCGTAAGCGAGATGCTTATTTTTCGAGATACTAAATTGTTTCATTTCTCGAGAGCATCTGCCTCATCGGTTGCTTGTCAGGCGCAATCGCACCGAATTGGTCTGCAGATGAGAACCAGAAGCGTCTCAGAACCTGGTATGTTGACTTTCCCTCGCAAGAGGGGCACCTTCCCGGAAAGATCGGGAGATCCGAGGACGCTCGGACGGGAGGTGGGAACCCTGGTTAGAGCCTTTGGCCCCGGTGCTTGAAGCAACTGCATCGAGTACCGGTGAGCCCGTTAAACAGAGTAGTTCCTGCCTCCCATTTCGGTGCGTTTGATTCCGGACAGCATCATAGGCATCACGCTTACCTTAGGACATAGATCCTGCATTTACCAGCATGGAAGAACCACCGAGACGTTCGAGCACCGATGAATTTACTTTTGCTCTGGGAATTGACGTTGGTAAGACAGCTCTGGAACTGGCCTTGTGCAACGGCGAGAAAATCGTCGCGAGAACGACCGTTTCCAACGATGCGGACGGCCACGATACCCTGGTGAGTTGGGTCGAAGATCGAGGAGGCGGGCCGGAGAAGACCTGCGTGTGTATGGAGGCTAGTGGCGACTTCGAAAAGGCCATTGCTCGTCGTCTCTACGAGGAAGACTACCGAGTCAGCGTCGTCAATCCGAGGCGGATCAAGGGGTATGCGTCAAGCCAACTGCAGCGAACGAAGACCGATTCTGCCGATGCGGCCTTGATCGCTCGTTTCGGCAGACGGGAGGATCCAAGGCCTTGGGAGCCGCCTTCAGCGGCGGAGAGCCGGCTTCAAGAGCTTACTCGGGCTCGCCAGGCCCTCCAAAAAGAGAAGACGCGGACGCAAAATCGATTGGATGAGGCAGAGGACGAGGCAGTGCGCCGGGCCCACCAGAATCTCCTCGACGAGATCGAACAACAGATTGAGGATCTGGAGGAAGAGATCGAAGACCACGTCGAGGAGGATCCAAAGCTGAAGGATCGATGCTCACTCCTGGACACGATACCGGGCATAGGCCTTCAAACTGCTGCGATCGTCGTAAGCGAGCTCGGCTCTCCCGAGCGATTCGAGAGTGCCCGCCAGGCAGCAGCGTATGCAGGCCTCGTGCCGAGCCATCATCAGTCGGGCACCTCCGTCCGTGGCAACCCTCGAATGTCGAAGGTCGGTAATGGGCGCCTGCGGCGAGCGATGTACTTTCCAGCGATGACGGCGCTACGGTTCAACTCAGCGGTGAAGGCGTTCGGCAATCGTCTCAAAGAGCGAGGGAAAGAGAAGATGGTCGTGATTGGAGCGGCGATGCGGAAGCTCTTGCACATATGCTATGGGGTTCTCAAATCCGGTCGTCCCTTCGATCCCTCGCTGCATCCTGGGACCTGACACGCTTGACACGCACCACAGCATCTGTTTTGATTTTGGGTCGGATAGCGAGAGCGAGAATTGACGGAACGAAAATCGCATCCTGAACGATGCCTGTAGTGGGGCTACCGGTTGAGTGAAGGGGCGATTTGCAGTCCGTCAAGGCCGCTCGCAGCCCGAGAGATAAACTAAAACAGACTCTTAGTGCCCTTCGGCTCCCCGTCTTCTTCGACATTGTACTGGCATCGGAGTTCGTATTGATCTCCGTCCCATCCAATCTCAACGCGCTTTGGTTCCTTCTCCGAAGGCCAGTCAATCAACACCGGGTTATTCCCTCGCCCATTGGAGAGGCGAAGCACGCCATCGTCTCGGAGCTTAATTGCCCCTGACTTCCACTGGACTTTGAAATACCGCTTCTGTTTGTAGGGCGGTCGGAGACCCTCGTAGTCACCGTTTTCGCGTTTCTTGCGCCAACTCTGGAGGCTGTCGTAGAAGCTGTCTGCTACCGCTTGTGCTGACTGGCTGTGCAGCCCGTCGAAGCCCTTGCAGTACATCTTCTGGGCTTGCCCTTTCGAGAGCCAGTAGCCTTGGCGATCTACAAAACGCCAGTGCCACTTCGCCACGGTCGACCACAGTTTTCCTGCCCGCCGCGCAAGACGGTCGAGCCTGTCGGTCCTGCCTAATTTGAGCTTGCGAGTTAGGTGCACAGCATTCTGTCTCACTGCGCTGGGCGAGAAGAGTCCCGGAACCGACAGGTTCATGTGTCCCCAGGAGCGACAGCTCCATAAAAGCGACAGCTCCATAAAGCACGGGACCTTTACTGCGCTGCGGAGCGAGTGCTTTTGGAGTGCTCTTCTCGTGCTCTACTCAATAATGTAATTCGACTTCTGCTTCGGCGCGGCCTTCAGCGCCAGAGCAATCTTCCACAGGTCTGTCGTCGTCAGCCGAAGCAGCGCCGAGGTAAATCGAGCCATGAACTTCAGGTGGGCGCGGCGGGGCGAGGTGATCAGAGAGAACGTTCGTGATTGAGGCGACCTGTCGCATAATCAGCGGGGCTGGCGCGTGGCAGAGATCGCGACTTGGTGGTCACGATCTGTATTGCCGGGCACCGGTCCCGTTCACATGTTGAGACCCGCCTCATTTTTGTCACGTACAGTGAGCCACCTGTCGGTCTTTTGACCCACTCCCCCGGCTAATCCAGCTGTCGCTTGGCGGGAGATTCTGCGGTCTCGCTACTTGCTCGTAGCATCGCGGGCCGCCGCCCCTGACGGTCTTACGCCCGCTTCCGCGCTGGAGAGGGCCCTCTCCAGTACATTTCGTGCTGCATTCAAATCACGATCATGCAAGGAACCGCATTCTTCACAAGTCCAAGTTCGTTCCTCAAGCGACAGGTCTTCGTATCTGTGGCTACAGTCGGAGCACGTCTGCGAGGAGGGAAACCAGCGGTCAATCTTGCGGACTTCTTTGCCCTCTTTTTGGGCAACGTGCTCCAGAATCTTGACGAAGGAAGCGAAGCCGAGATCACTTACTTTCCTTCCCCAAAGCTCTTTCATCGCTCCGACGTTGAGCTCCTCAATATAAACAACGTCGTATCGGGAGAAGAGCCTGCGGGCGAGCTTGAAGTGGAAGTCTTTCCGCTGGTTGTCAATCTGGCGGTACTTCTTCGCCAGCCGGCGTTTCGCCTCCTTTCGATTGTTGGAGCCACGTTCTTTGCGAGAAAGCTTCTTGTGAAGGTCCTGGACCTCTTCCAGGCTTTTCCTGAGCAGCTCTGGAGCCTGAATCTTCTCTCCATCGGAAGTCACAAGAAAGTCCTTGAGTCCAAAATCCAGCCCTCTCGGCACCTACCTGTTCGTGGCAGTTCAGGGGTAGACGGTTTCTTCTCGACGGAGAAACAGATCCAGAGATACCCGCAGGCATCTCGCTTGATCGTGACGGTTTTGATCTCGCCCTTGATCGGGCGCGACTTGACGAATTTGTAGTTGTGGTTTTGGATGCGAACTCGGTTTCCACCGAGGAGCTTCCAACCGGTCTGCGTGAGCGTAAACGAGGTGTATTTCTCGCGCTTCTTGAACCCAGGACGCCCGGCAGAATCGATCTCGAAGAACCGCTGGTACGCCCGGTCTAGGCGCTCAATCACGTTCTGAAGCGCCTGCGAGTTGAGGTCGTACCAGTGGCCCTTGTCCCGCTGCTTCAGCTTCGTGAGATGCTTCTTGAGCGTGTAATAGCCTGGATACTCATCGTAGATTTCGTAGTACCGGCGAGTCAGAGCGACGAAGTGATTCCACACCTCCGACGCAAGCTCAATGCCACGCACGAGGTGTTTGTTACGCTCGTGTCTATAAAGCCGGTACTTATACGTCTTACGCATCGGCTGGAAACAGAAAAGCCCCCGCAGTCCTCGACAGGTGGAACTGGGTGCAGAGCAACCCGGCTGTCGAGTACACGGAGGCATCAAAACTCACAATGCTCTGCTTGTGGAGTTCCACCTCCGACTTCAGCACTGTTATGTGTAGAAAGACAATCCGGGAGAGTTTCGGAGAGAATACTCGTTTTGAACTCGCATTCTCACTGTGAAGGAGTCCGTGTATCCCCCGGCTGAAGCCGGAGGGTTTACTGCTCCTTCACGCATCCTCAATACTCTAATCGCCTGTCGGTATTCCGCCTTCCGCCCCCGGCAGCCGGACGGTCATGCAAGTGCCCTCCCCTTTCTGGGTGTCCACCTCGATGGAGCCGCCCATCTGGGCCACCGCCTCCCTCGTCACCGCCAGCCCGATGCCGGTGCCCTCGTACTCCCGGCTGAGGCCCTCGGAGGCCTGCCGAAACGGCTCAAAGAGCCCCTCGGCCACCTCCGGATCCATCCCGATGCCGGTGTCCTCCACCTCCAAGACAGCCCAGCTATCCTTTCGTACCTGATCGCTCTTTTCGGCCTGCCCATCCTCTTGGGAATCCCCGTCTTCCCGGTAGGTGCGCACCGTCACCCCGCCCTCATCGGTGTACTTGATCGCGTTGGCCAGGAGGTTTCGGATCACGATCTGCACGCCCCCCTCGTCGGCCTCGGCGAGGACCGCCGGGCCACCGCCGGTCTCCAGCTCCAGCTCGATTCCCTTCTCCTCCGCATCCGGCCGGAGCTCCCCCGCGGCAAGGCGGGCCTGCTCCGGCAGGTCTATCGGGCCGGCCTCCATCTCCATCTGCCCGGCCTGGAGCTTCGAGAGGTTCAATACCCCATTCAGCGTCTCCAGAAGACGCTTTCCGCTCTGTTCGATCGTAGAGGCGTAGCCTGGTAGCGGGCTCTCCTCCGAGAGCTCCAGCCCGGAGGCCTCCCGCCCCAGCATCTCGGCGAAGCCGATGATCGAGGTCAGCGGCGTGCGGATCTCGTGGCTCATGTTCGCGAGCAAAGCGCTTTTGAGGCGGCTGGCCTCCTCGGCCTCCTCTTTTGCCTCCTCGGCTTCCTGCCTCGCCTCTTCAGATTCCTTCCTTGCCTGCTCCGCTTCTTTTTTCGCCGTGAGAAGCTCTTCCTCTCGCTTGAGACGTTCCAGCACGAGGGCGGCGTAGCTCCCGAGCACCTCCACCAGACGCAAGTCGAAGGGCCCGATCCCACCGGCCTCGAAGCTGCCCACGGAGATAAGCCCGTAGCGGCCCATCGGCACGTACGCCGTCGCCCGAACGTCACCGCGGTCCATCGCCTCAAATTCGGCAGAAAGGTCCTCGAAGGCGCGCGTCTCGCCGGACCTATGCGCCTCGGCCGCAGGCGTGTCTCCGCCGATGTCGTAGGAAGGGCGCCCTGGCATCCGCTCCTGCACGACATCCGGCACGTGGGCGGGCACGAGCTTGCCGCCTCTAGCCAGGCGAATGGTCGTCGCCGGGTAGCCGAGCGACTGCCGGATGAGGCTCGAAAGCCGTGCGCTCAGGTCCTCCGGGCCCTCGGCCTGAAGCAGGTGATTGGTCGCCTCGTAGAGGCTTTCGAGCTTTTCCTGACGTTCGCGGAGGGCCTCCTCCCGCTTTTTGCGCTCGGTAACAACCTCAAAGTAGAAGGCAAGGCCTCCATCTTCGTTTGGGTATACCTGCACCTCGAACCACTCGCCCGTGCCTGAATACTGCTCCTCGATCGCCGTCGGCTCCCTAGACTGCATCACCTCGCGGTAGACCTCCTCGAAGCGAGTCCCTTCGAACTGAGAAAACACGTCCCAGAAGTTCTTCCCGAGCAAATTGTCTTCAGCCTTCTCGTAGAACTCTTCGGCCCGGTCGTTGACGAGCGTGAACCGCCACTCCGAATCGACCTCGACAATTGCGTCGGTGACCCGCTGGACCGTTTGCTTCCGGCGGCGCCTCTCTTCCTTCCGCTCGGTGATGTCGGTGATGGCCCCGTCGAAGTACGTCTTCCCCTCCTCCTCTTCCTCAACTTGCTGGCTGCTGAGCAGGCCGACAAACACCGTCCCGTCCTTCCGGCGGTAGCGCACCTCCTCCTGGTGGAGCCGGCCGTCCCGGTGTTCTTTCTCGATCAGCTCCTCCCGCCGACCCGGGTCTACGTAGAGGGCCTCCGGCCCAGCCTCCCTCAGTTCCTGCAGGTCCCGGTAGCCAAACATCTCGATGAAGGCGGAATTGGCGTAAACGATTCCCTCCTCCTCCGTCGAGCGGTAGATGCCCTCCGAGACGTTCTCGGTGATTGACTCCGCGCGCCGCTTCTCCCTGCGCAGCTCCTGCCGGCTCTCCCTTAGCTCCTGCTCCCGCCGTTTCCGCCCGGTGATGTCGGCGAGGGTGCCCCAAAACACAACCTCTTCTCCTTCAGGGCTGCTCTCCGAGTTCGGCTCCGCGGACCCGAGAAGCCAGACCCGCTCTCCATCCGGCCGCTCGAACGGAAACTCATGCCGCCACGCGGACCGGCCCTCCACTGCCTCCTCCACCGACTGAAGAAACTCCTCCCGGTGGCCCTCCGGGACGCGCTCTGCAAACCGCCTGTAGAACTCCTCCGGACTTGAGGAGAGGCCGAGGAAAGCCTCCGCCTCCTTGCCGATAAATTCGACGGAGCGCTTCCCGCCGGGGCCCGCCCAGAACTCAAACGCCAGGCCCGGCATGCTGTCGGAGATCGCCTCCAGGCGAGAGGCCCGCTCCCGGCGCCGGAGCACCCGCTCGCTCAAGTCCTGCAGGACCACCAGCCGACCGGCCCCCGGCCCTGCCTGGCTCTCGACCGGCCGGTAGTACCGGGTCTCTCCCCCACCAGCCGTTACTTGGAGCATTCCGTCCTCTTCGGGGGGCTTCTTTCCGGAACGTCTTCCGTTCTCTTTCAAGCCTCTTCTCTTTTCCGGCTCCTTGACTGTCACCTTCTCACCCAGCCCCCCTCCATCCAGCGCTCTTGCAAGTCGGGGCAGCGCCTCCTCCAGGCGGCGTCTTGTTGCCCCTTTTTGAGGGGTCTCTTCCTGAAGGGTCTCTTCCTGAGAGGCTCCTCCCCGGAGCGCCGGGAAGAGCTTGGCGGCCGCCCGGTTGTAGTTCCGCAGGCGGCCATCTCCAGAAAGAATCAGGGCCGGCTTCGCCTGGATGCCCGCCTGGCTAGTCCTCTCAAACCGTTCCCGGTAGACAAACAGCGCCCCGAGGGCAAACGCCGCCACCCCGACCGGCTCGTGGTTCAGGTTCAAGAGGTAGTGCGTGGCCTGCCCGACCGCGTTGGCCCCGAGCGGCAGGGCCGTCAGCGCGAACAGGCCCGCCAACCTCTCCCCTCCCACCTGCGCTCGCCGCAGGGGCTCGGACAGCATACAGAAGCCCACCCCCGCCAGCGCGTAGGAGAGCCCCGAAGTGAGCCAGTAGATCACGTGGTGTTCCACCGCCAGGTGCGGAAACGGCCCTGTGGACATTTCTGCAGTGAAGTAGAGGCCGTGCCACCGGTTGGTCAGCTTCGCAAGAGTCACTGCCGCAAATATGCCAAGCGCGGCCCACCGGACGCCCGCCCGCCGGTGGAGCGCCCGGCCGCTGTACGAAGAGCAGAGCCAAAGCCAGGCGAAGACGGTCCCGAAGCCAACGGTGAGGCCCGCCTCGTAGAAGGCCACCTTCAAGCCGAGCCCCGGGGAGAGAAGCACCCCGACGTGGCAGAGAGACCACAGGCCGCTGGCCAGAAGCAACCCGGTCAGCCCAAGGCGCACGCCGGGCAGGGACACCTGGCGGTGGGCCCGCCACGCCCCGGCCAAGCACCCGGCCGCCGCGACCGCGAAGACAAGCAAATACGCTAAATAACTCAGGTCGCCAGTGGGGAGCGCGTCCATTGGGGGAGAGCAAGTCCGTCAGGAGAAAGCAAGTCTGCTAAGCGGAAGCAAGCCTGCTAAGAGGGAGCAAGTCTGTCAAAAGGAAGCAAGTCCGTCAAGGCCAAGAAGAAATTTGGCTACCAAAGCAATGGCTACCAAAGCAGATCGTCCCGAGGCGGACCCAAAAGGCGACCCCGGAAGGCAGCTCCTGAGGGCGGGCACCAAGGCGGCTCTAAAGGGCATTCTCGACCTCAAAAGGCATTTTCAACAAGGCAGACGCACGATAGGGCAGAGCCCCAACAGAACGGAACCCCAACAGGGGGCTTCAGCAGTGTAGAACCCTGACAGGGCGGAAGCTGAAAAGGCACAACCCTCGAAGCAAAAGCCATTCTTTTCCCAGCAGAACACAACAAAAGCGACGTTCAATGGAAATTAAAACTCGGCACTCGCCTCAACCAGTGCGGCGCCGATGCGCTAGCGGTGTTCACCTATCTTCTCTGTTCTGCCCGTCTCCGTGCTGCCTATCTCTATGCTGTCCGTCTCCATTCTGACCAGCTTTGTTCTGACCAGCTTTGGGGGCGGCTCCAGGGAGCCGGGCGACAAGCTGGCTGCCTTCTCCCTTCTCGGTATCGACTTCGATGGAGCCGCCCTGGACCTGACTCGTATAAGATCCATTTTCAAGCGCGCAGCCCCCCGTTCGCCTATGGATAACGCTTTTCACAGGACGGCCTTGGTCGCGTTCGAATGCCGCCACCTGGATAGCCGTTAGTCAGCAGGCCCCCGTGCCGGTTCTCGGGTGAGACAAGACCTTGGATGACGGTGTGCGCTTGGTGCCAGGAACGCAAGAGGGAGACTCGCCCCTGGAAGGCATCGACGTGGTCGTGAAGCAGGGCGAAGTTCTCTTCTTGATGTAGATGAACCACTTCCTGTTTCAGATAGCGCCATAGCTTCTCAATCGGGTTGAGCCAGGGTGCCTGCGTAGGCAGACCCACCACTTGAATCGGCAGCGGGTCTTCGGCTGTCGCTCCTGAGGGGACCTCCGGCCAGTTGCCCGGCACCTTGAAGGGCCAAGGCCACTGTTGAGTCTCCAATCTCCCGATGATGTCGGCGTGGTAGTGAACCGGCCAGCTGCCAAAGCACTACGTAGATCACCCGAGCTTCCGAGTAGCAGTCAGCGACCTCCCGATAGAGATCGAGCAAGACCTGTCAGCCGGTCTCCTTGGCCCGGCGAGCGTGTACCGTCCCGGTAGTGGCATTCAGGCAGGCCGCAACGCGCATCTGCTGGTTGGAGCTCTGCGATGGGGCAGCGGTCGGCTGCTTCTCTCCCTTCGCCTCGTAGCCTTGGGTTGAGGGTGGGGACCTTCTCGTATCCACACTCATCGAGATAAAGCAGTGTCACATCAGGGTCGGTACGGGCCTCCTCAAGCCGCTCAGCGGCGTACTGACGCTTTTCTTCGTAGTCTGGATCTGGACTTCACATTCGCCGAGAGGCCC is part of the Salinibacter ruber DSM 13855 genome and encodes:
- a CDS encoding IS110 family transposase → MEEPPRRSSTDEFTFALGIDVGKTALELALCNGEKIVARTTVSNDADGHDTLVSWVEDRGGGPEKTCVCMEASGDFEKAIARRLYEEDYRVSVVNPRRIKGYASSQLQRTKTDSADAALIARFGRREDPRPWEPPSAAESRLQELTRARQALQKEKTRTQNRLDEAEDEAVRRAHQNLLDEIEQQIEDLEEEIEDHVEEDPKLKDRCSLLDTIPGIGLQTAAIVVSELGSPERFESARQAAAYAGLVPSHHQSGTSVRGNPRMSKVGNGRLRRAMYFPAMTALRFNSAVKAFGNRLKERGKEKMVVIGAAMRKLLHICYGVLKSGRPFDPSLHPGT
- a CDS encoding RNA-guided endonuclease InsQ/TnpB family protein; this encodes MTSDGEKIQAPELLRKSLEEVQDLHKKLSRKERGSNNRKEAKRRLAKKYRQIDNQRKDFHFKLARRLFSRYDVVYIEELNVGAMKELWGRKVSDLGFASFVKILEHVAQKEGKEVRKIDRWFPSSQTCSDCSHRYEDLSLEERTWTCEECGSLHDRDLNAARNVLERALSSAEAGVRPSGAAARDATSK
- a CDS encoding RNA-guided endonuclease InsQ/TnpB family protein; its protein translation is MRKTYKYRLYRHERNKHLVRGIELASEVWNHFVALTRRYYEIYDEYPGYYTLKKHLTKLKQRDKGHWYDLNSQALQNVIERLDRAYQRFFEIDSAGRPGFKKREKYTSFTLTQTGWKLLGGNRVRIQNHNYKFVKSRPIKGEIKTVTIKRDACGYLWICFSVEKKPSTPELPRTGRCREGWILDSRTFL
- a CDS encoding PAS domain S-box protein, translating into MDALPTGDLSYLAYLLVFAVAAAGCLAGAWRAHRQVSLPGVRLGLTGLLLASGLWSLCHVGVLLSPGLGLKVAFYEAGLTVGFGTVFAWLWLCSSYSGRALHRRAGVRWAALGIFAAVTLAKLTNRWHGLYFTAEMSTGPFPHLAVEHHVIYWLTSGLSYALAGVGFCMLSEPLRRAQVGGERLAGLFALTALPLGANAVGQATHYLLNLNHEPVGVAAFALGALFVYRERFERTSQAGIQAKPALILSGDGRLRNYNRAAAKLFPALRGGASQEETLQEETPQKGATRRRLEEALPRLARALDGGGLGEKVTVKEPEKRRGLKENGRRSGKKPPEEDGMLQVTAGGGETRYYRPVESQAGPGAGRLVVLQDLSERVLRRRERASRLEAISDSMPGLAFEFWAGPGGKRSVEFIGKEAEAFLGLSSSPEEFYRRFAERVPEGHREEFLQSVEEAVEGRSAWRHEFPFERPDGERVWLLGSAEPNSESSPEGEEVVFWGTLADITGRKRREQELRESRQELRREKRRAESITENVSEGIYRSTEEEGIVYANSAFIEMFGYRDLQELREAGPEALYVDPGRREELIEKEHRDGRLHQEEVRYRRKDGTVFVGLLSSQQVEEEEEGKTYFDGAITDITERKEERRRRKQTVQRVTDAIVEVDSEWRFTLVNDRAEEFYEKAEDNLLGKNFWDVFSQFEGTRFEEVYREVMQSREPTAIEEQYSGTGEWFEVQVYPNEDGGLAFYFEVVTERKKREEALRERQEKLESLYEATNHLLQAEGPEDLSARLSSLIRQSLGYPATTIRLARGGKLVPAHVPDVVQERMPGRPSYDIGGDTPAAEAHRSGETRAFEDLSAEFEAMDRGDVRATAYVPMGRYGLISVGSFEAGGIGPFDLRLVEVLGSYAALVLERLKREEELLTAKKEAEQARKESEEARQEAEEAKEEAEEASRLKSALLANMSHEIRTPLTSIIGFAEMLGREASGLELSEESPLPGYASTIEQSGKRLLETLNGVLNLSKLQAGQMEMEAGPIDLPEQARLAAGELRPDAEEKGIELELETGGGPAVLAEADEGGVQIVIRNLLANAIKYTDEGGVTVRTYREDGDSQEDGQAEKSDQVRKDSWAVLEVEDTGIGMDPEVAEGLFEPFRQASEGLSREYEGTGIGLAVTREAVAQMGGSIEVDTQKGEGTCMTVRLPGAEGGIPTGD